The proteins below come from a single Stutzerimonas stutzeri RCH2 genomic window:
- the rpmA gene encoding 50S ribosomal protein L27 yields MAHKKAGGSTRNGRDSEAKRLGVKMYGGQAIKAGNIIVRQRGTQFHPGYGVGMGKDHTLFAKVEGVIKFEVKGAFGRRYVSVVAA; encoded by the coding sequence ATGGCACACAAAAAAGCTGGCGGTTCTACCCGCAACGGTCGCGACTCAGAAGCCAAGCGCCTTGGCGTGAAGATGTACGGCGGCCAGGCCATCAAGGCCGGTAACATCATCGTGCGTCAGCGCGGCACCCAGTTCCACCCCGGCTACGGCGTTGGCATGGGCAAGGATCACACCCTGTTCGCTAAAGTCGAAGGCGTGATCAAGTTCGAAGTGAAGGGCGCTTTTGGCCGTCGCTACGTGAGCGTCGTCGCAGCCTAA
- the rplU gene encoding 50S ribosomal protein L21, producing MYAVIVTGGKQYKVAEGEYLKIEKLEVATGEAVTFDRVLLIGNGDDVKIGAPVVDGAKVTAEVIAQGRHDKVTIIKFRRRKHHMKRQGHRQWFTEVKITGIQG from the coding sequence ATGTACGCAGTTATCGTAACCGGCGGCAAGCAATACAAAGTTGCCGAAGGCGAATACCTCAAGATTGAAAAACTCGAAGTTGCTACTGGCGAAGCTGTCACTTTTGACCGCGTTCTGCTGATCGGCAACGGCGATGATGTAAAGATCGGCGCTCCGGTGGTCGATGGTGCCAAGGTTACCGCTGAAGTGATTGCCCAGGGCCGTCACGACAAGGTCACCATCATCAAGTTCCGCCGTCGTAAGCACCACATGAAGCGTCAGGGCCACCGTCAGTGGTTCACTGAGGTCAAAATCACCGGTATTCAGGGCTAA
- a CDS encoding polyprenyl synthetase family protein, giving the protein MQPQPFYQVVADDFAAVDGIIRKQLTSRVPLVEKIGDYITSAGGKRLRPLLVLLSGSALGHQGDQLRLLAAIIEFLHTSTLLHDDVVDMSGMRRGRSTANALWGNAPSVLVGDFLYARSFEMMVELDSMPVMRIISQATRVIAEGEVLQLSKVRDASTTEEIYMEVIRGKTAMLFEASTHSAATLAGASEEQREALRTFGDHLGIAFQLVDDLLDYQGDAETLGKNVGDDLAEGKPTLPLIYTMREGTTEQAALVRKAIQKGGLEDLESIRTAVEAAGALDYTAKLARDYAERAIACLEVIPANQYRDALVELCRFAVARTH; this is encoded by the coding sequence ATGCAACCCCAGCCTTTCTATCAAGTTGTGGCGGACGATTTTGCCGCTGTCGACGGCATCATCCGCAAGCAACTGACTTCGCGCGTTCCTCTGGTGGAAAAGATCGGGGACTACATCACCTCGGCCGGCGGCAAGCGCCTGCGCCCCCTGCTGGTACTGCTCAGCGGCAGTGCACTCGGGCATCAGGGCGATCAATTACGCTTGCTGGCTGCCATCATCGAGTTCCTGCATACCTCCACGCTGCTCCATGACGACGTCGTCGACATGTCCGGCATGCGCCGCGGCCGCTCCACCGCCAACGCCCTGTGGGGCAATGCGCCAAGCGTACTGGTTGGCGACTTTCTATATGCACGTTCGTTCGAAATGATGGTGGAACTGGATTCCATGCCGGTGATGCGCATCATCTCCCAGGCAACCCGCGTCATTGCCGAAGGCGAAGTACTGCAGCTGTCCAAGGTCCGAGACGCCAGCACCACCGAAGAAATCTACATGGAGGTCATCCGCGGCAAGACCGCGATGCTCTTCGAAGCCTCGACCCACAGCGCCGCCACCCTGGCCGGCGCCAGCGAGGAACAGCGTGAAGCGCTGCGCACCTTCGGTGATCACCTCGGCATCGCGTTCCAGCTGGTTGACGACCTGCTCGACTACCAGGGCGACGCTGAAACCCTCGGCAAGAATGTTGGCGATGACCTGGCCGAAGGCAAACCCACCCTTCCGCTGATCTACACCATGCGCGAAGGCACCACAGAACAGGCCGCTCTGGTCCGCAAGGCCATTCAGAAAGGTGGCCTCGAGGACCTGGAAAGCATCCGGACCGCTGTCGAGGCGGCAGGCGCACTGGACTACACCGCCAAGCTTGCCCGCGACTATGCCGAGCGCGCTATTGCCTGCCTCGAAGTGATCCCAGCCAATCAGTATCGCGATGCCCTGGTCGAGCTTTGCCGCTTCGCCGTGGCGCGCACGCACTGA
- a CDS encoding FKBP-type peptidyl-prolyl cis-trans isomerase, which produces MTDLNLSTDETRVSYGIGRQLGDQLRDNPPPGVSLDAVIAGIRDAFAGIASQVSPEALNASFAVIRERMQAEAQQKAEAAAAEGRAFLVENAKREGVVVLESGLQYEVLTTGEGAKPSREDSVRTHYHGTLIDGSVFDSSYQRGQPAEFPVGGVIAGWTEALQLMNAGSKWRLYVPSELAYGAQGVGSIPPHSTLVFDVELLDVL; this is translated from the coding sequence ATGACCGACCTCAACCTGTCCACTGACGAAACCCGCGTGAGCTATGGCATCGGCCGCCAGCTGGGCGACCAGCTGCGTGACAATCCCCCGCCGGGCGTCAGCCTCGATGCAGTCATCGCCGGCATCCGTGATGCCTTCGCCGGCATCGCCAGCCAGGTCAGCCCGGAAGCGTTGAATGCCAGCTTCGCGGTGATCCGCGAGCGCATGCAGGCCGAGGCGCAGCAGAAAGCCGAAGCGGCCGCAGCAGAAGGTCGTGCCTTCCTTGTCGAGAATGCCAAGCGTGAAGGTGTGGTCGTGCTGGAGTCGGGTCTGCAATACGAAGTGCTGACGACTGGAGAGGGCGCCAAACCGTCCCGCGAGGACAGCGTACGTACCCACTACCATGGCACGCTGATCGACGGCAGCGTCTTTGACAGTTCCTATCAGCGTGGCCAGCCTGCCGAGTTCCCGGTTGGCGGTGTGATCGCCGGTTGGACCGAAGCGTTGCAGCTGATGAATGCCGGCAGCAAGTGGCGCCTGTACGTTCCTAGCGAGCTGGCCTATGGCGCTCAGGGCGTCGGCAGCATCCCGCCGCACAGCACGTTGGTGTTTGATGTCGAGCTGCTGGACGTTCTCTGA
- a CDS encoding DUF2256 domain-containing protein, producing the protein MKKKGELPLKYCVVCGLPFAWRKKWARCWNEVRYCSERCRRSRKG; encoded by the coding sequence GTGAAGAAGAAGGGTGAGCTGCCGCTCAAGTACTGTGTTGTGTGCGGCTTGCCGTTTGCCTGGCGAAAGAAGTGGGCGCGCTGCTGGAATGAGGTGCGGTATTGCTCCGAGCGCTGTCGGCGTAGTCGGAAGGGATAG
- a CDS encoding cryptochrome/photolyase family protein produces the protein MSIAALRLVLGDQLSFDLSALEGLDLARDRVLLAEVADEVSHVPHHPQKIAFIFSAMRHFAEALRQRGVSVDYVALDDPANSGSLAGELTRFARLQRPQSIHVTETGDWRVEHALKGCGLPITWHEDRRFICSRGEFARWAHGKPQLRMEFFYREMRRKTGLLLQPDGAPEGGVWNLDADNRKPLPRGLHGPIVLRFAADSITRDVLALVQARFAHHYGRLDGFDYPVTHAEAEQLWLHFLDFGLAAFGDYQDAMASGEPFLFHARIGAALNVGLLDLRRLCDDVEAAYRQGRIALNAAEGFIRQLIGWREYVRGIYWLRMPDYAKRNAFGNTRPLPEFYWSGQTRMNCMRQVIGQTLDHAYAHHIQRLMVTGNFALLAGIAPPALCDWYLAVYMDAFDWVELPNVLGMVLHADGGYLGSKPYCASGQYIRRMSDYCQDCPYKVSESTTDDACPFNALYWHFLMRHRELLRVNPRMTMVYRNLARMAESKQRALWQRGEILLARLDAGDAL, from the coding sequence ATGAGCATCGCTGCCCTGCGGTTGGTGCTTGGCGATCAGCTTAGCTTTGATCTGTCGGCCCTGGAGGGGTTGGATCTGGCTCGTGATCGGGTCCTGCTTGCCGAAGTGGCCGATGAGGTCAGCCATGTGCCGCACCATCCGCAGAAGATTGCTTTCATCTTCAGCGCGATGCGTCACTTCGCCGAGGCGCTGCGTCAGCGCGGGGTGTCGGTGGATTACGTGGCGCTTGATGATCCCGCCAATAGCGGTTCGCTGGCCGGTGAGCTGACCCGCTTCGCCAGGCTGCAGCGACCGCAATCGATTCATGTCACCGAGACCGGTGATTGGCGCGTCGAGCATGCGTTGAAAGGCTGCGGTCTGCCCATTACCTGGCACGAAGATCGACGCTTCATCTGTTCTCGCGGTGAGTTCGCACGCTGGGCACATGGCAAGCCGCAGTTGCGCATGGAGTTCTTTTATCGCGAGATGCGTCGAAAGACCGGCCTGCTACTGCAGCCGGATGGAGCGCCTGAGGGGGGGGTGTGGAATCTCGATGCGGACAACCGCAAGCCGTTGCCACGCGGGTTGCATGGCCCGATCGTGCTGCGCTTCGCCGCTGACAGCATTACCCGTGATGTTCTGGCGTTGGTTCAGGCTCGCTTCGCGCATCATTACGGTCGCCTCGACGGCTTCGATTACCCGGTCACCCACGCGGAGGCGGAGCAACTCTGGTTGCATTTCCTCGATTTCGGCCTGGCGGCGTTCGGTGATTACCAGGACGCCATGGCCAGCGGCGAGCCCTTTTTGTTTCATGCGCGCATCGGTGCGGCGCTCAATGTTGGCCTGCTTGACCTGCGGCGGCTGTGCGATGACGTCGAAGCGGCCTACCGGCAGGGGCGCATCGCGCTGAACGCGGCTGAGGGCTTCATTCGTCAGCTGATCGGTTGGCGGGAGTATGTGCGCGGCATCTACTGGTTACGGATGCCGGATTACGCAAAGCGCAACGCTTTCGGGAATACCAGGCCGCTGCCCGAGTTCTACTGGAGCGGGCAAACCCGGATGAACTGCATGCGTCAGGTGATCGGGCAGACGCTGGATCATGCCTACGCGCACCATATCCAGCGGCTGATGGTGACCGGTAATTTCGCATTACTTGCAGGCATCGCACCGCCCGCGCTGTGCGACTGGTATCTGGCGGTGTACATGGACGCGTTCGACTGGGTGGAGCTGCCCAATGTGCTGGGCATGGTGCTGCATGCCGATGGCGGCTATCTCGGTTCCAAGCCCTATTGTGCGAGCGGGCAGTACATCAGGCGGATGTCCGACTACTGCCAGGATTGTCCATACAAGGTGAGTGAAAGCACCACCGATGACGCCTGTCCGTTCAATGCGTTGTACTGGCACTTTCTCATGCGCCATCGTGAGCTCCTGCGGGTCAATCCGCGGATGACAATGGTCTATCGCAACCTAGCGCGCATGGCAGAGAGCAAGCAGCGCGCGTTGTGGCAGCGCGGCGAGATCCTGCTGGCGCGACTGGATGCCGGTGATGCGCTGTGA
- a CDS encoding DUF6482 family protein, which translates to MYLHDLATHAAAGRIDALELISLEGGIYLLDIYLQGQRHSLIDERGAVWHLRSVEHARDLLRELPELPFHLVQQSPYDEMCGLAEGAREPLRVPIGMRSHW; encoded by the coding sequence ATGTATCTTCACGACCTTGCGACTCATGCCGCCGCTGGACGTATCGACGCCCTCGAGCTGATTTCGCTCGAAGGCGGCATCTATCTTCTCGACATTTACCTGCAGGGCCAGCGCCATAGCCTGATCGACGAGCGTGGCGCGGTCTGGCATCTGCGCTCGGTGGAGCATGCCCGCGACCTGCTGCGGGAGTTGCCTGAGCTGCCTTTCCATCTGGTGCAGCAATCGCCCTACGATGAAATGTGCGGTCTGGCCGAGGGCGCTCGCGAGCCGCTGCGTGTGCCGATTGGCATGCGCTCGCACTGGTGA
- a CDS encoding TIGR00645 family protein — MERILENAMYAARWLLAPIYFGLAFALLALAIKFFQEIFHILPMILSISEADLVLTLLSLIDMALVGGLLVMVMISGYENFVSQLDVAEGKEKLDWLGKMDSSSLKLKVAASIVAISSIHLLRMFMDVQQIDSDKLMWYVIIHLTFVVSAFAMGYMDKITKH; from the coding sequence ATGGAGCGCATCCTCGAAAATGCCATGTACGCCGCTCGCTGGCTGCTGGCTCCCATCTACTTCGGTCTGGCATTCGCCCTGCTGGCACTTGCGATCAAGTTCTTCCAGGAAATCTTCCATATCCTGCCGATGATCCTGTCGATCAGCGAAGCGGATCTGGTGCTGACACTGCTGTCGTTGATCGACATGGCGCTGGTCGGCGGGCTGCTGGTGATGGTGATGATTTCCGGCTACGAGAATTTCGTTTCACAGCTGGATGTCGCCGAGGGCAAGGAAAAACTCGACTGGCTCGGCAAGATGGATTCCAGCTCACTGAAGCTGAAGGTCGCAGCCTCAATCGTGGCGATTTCCTCCATCCATCTGCTACGCATGTTCATGGACGTGCAGCAGATCGATAGCGACAAACTTATGTGGTACGTGATCATCCACCTGACATTCGTAGTTTCCGCGTTTGCCATGGGCTACATGGACAAGATCACCAAGCACTGA
- a CDS encoding Lon protease family protein — protein MPQTVAAGLRLAPDALTRPFEPSQFNFNTTAELEPFLGVLGQERAVEALQFGVAMPRPGYNVYVMGEPGTGRFSFVRRYLKAEGKRLDTPSDWVYVNNFDEPREPRVLELPNGGAGAFIADINQLIDNLLATFPAVFEHPSFQQKKSAIDRGFNQRYDKALDVIEKLALEKEIALYRDSTNIAFTPMKEGKALDETEFAQLPEAERERYHEDISALEVRLNEELASLPQWKRESTNQLRQLNDETISQALQPLLAPLSEKYAENAGIEAYLQAVQVNLLKTVVEQLVDENRPEAQNRVLLEEQYSPSLVVGHPVDGGAPVVFEPHPTYDNLFGRIEYNTDQGALYTSYRQLRPGALHRANGGFLMLEAEKLLSEPFVWEALKRALQSRKLKMESPLAELGRLATVTLTPQVIPLHVKVIIIGSRQLYYTLQDLDPDFQEMFRVLVDFDEDIPLAEDSLEQFAQLMKTRTSEEGMAPLTAAAVARLATYSARLAEHQGRLSARIGDLFQLVSEADFIRQLAKDEVTDAGHIERALKAKATRTGRVSARILEDILAGVILIDSEGAAIGKCNGLTVLEVGDSAFGMPARISATVYPGGSGIVDIEREVNLGQPIHSKGVMILTGYLGSRYAQEFPLEISASIALEQSYGYVDGDSASLGECCALISALSRTPLKQCFAITGSINQFGEVQAVGGVNEKIEGFFRLCEARGLTGEQGVIIPFANVTTLMLDERVLEAVRQQRFHVYAVKQVDEALSLLVGEDVGAANDQGHFPKGSVNARVVERLRDIAEIELEEEAKNESGASLEQAPSAPEGAS, from the coding sequence ATGCCTCAAACTGTCGCTGCCGGCTTGCGCCTGGCACCCGATGCGCTGACCCGTCCCTTCGAGCCCAGCCAATTCAATTTCAATACCACTGCCGAGCTCGAGCCGTTTCTCGGTGTGCTCGGTCAGGAACGTGCAGTCGAGGCGTTGCAGTTCGGCGTCGCCATGCCGCGTCCGGGTTACAACGTGTATGTCATGGGCGAGCCGGGCACCGGTCGGTTTTCCTTCGTACGGCGTTATCTGAAGGCCGAGGGCAAGCGACTGGATACGCCTTCCGACTGGGTTTACGTGAACAACTTCGACGAGCCCCGCGAGCCGCGCGTACTCGAGTTGCCCAACGGCGGAGCGGGTGCGTTCATTGCCGACATCAATCAGCTGATCGACAACCTGCTGGCGACCTTTCCGGCGGTGTTCGAGCATCCGAGTTTCCAGCAGAAGAAGAGCGCCATCGATCGCGGCTTCAACCAGCGCTACGACAAGGCGCTGGATGTGATCGAAAAGCTCGCGCTGGAAAAGGAAATCGCGCTCTATCGCGACAGCACCAACATCGCGTTCACCCCCATGAAGGAAGGCAAGGCGCTGGACGAAACCGAGTTCGCCCAATTGCCCGAAGCCGAACGCGAGCGTTATCACGAGGATATTTCCGCGCTGGAAGTGCGCCTGAACGAAGAGCTGGCCAGCCTGCCGCAATGGAAGCGCGAGTCGACCAACCAGCTGCGCCAGCTGAACGACGAGACCATCAGTCAGGCATTGCAGCCGCTGCTGGCACCGCTGTCGGAAAAATATGCCGAGAACGCCGGTATCGAGGCCTATCTGCAGGCGGTGCAGGTCAATCTGCTGAAGACCGTGGTCGAGCAGCTGGTGGACGAGAACCGCCCGGAAGCGCAGAACCGCGTATTGCTGGAAGAACAGTACAGCCCGAGCCTGGTGGTCGGTCATCCGGTGGATGGCGGTGCGCCGGTGGTGTTCGAGCCGCATCCGACCTACGACAACCTGTTCGGCCGCATCGAGTACAACACCGATCAGGGCGCGCTCTATACCAGCTATCGGCAATTGCGCCCCGGTGCGTTGCATCGTGCCAATGGCGGCTTCCTGATGCTGGAAGCGGAAAAGCTGCTCAGCGAGCCCTTCGTCTGGGAAGCGCTCAAGCGCGCCCTGCAATCGCGCAAGCTGAAGATGGAGTCGCCGCTGGCCGAACTCGGCCGCCTGGCTACCGTGACGCTGACGCCGCAGGTCATTCCGCTGCACGTGAAGGTCATCATCATCGGCTCGCGCCAGCTCTATTACACGCTGCAGGACCTGGATCCGGACTTCCAGGAGATGTTCCGCGTGCTGGTCGATTTCGACGAGGACATCCCGCTGGCCGAGGATAGCCTCGAACAGTTCGCCCAACTGATGAAGACCCGCACTTCCGAAGAGGGCATGGCGCCGCTTACCGCCGCTGCCGTTGCGCGTCTGGCGACCTATAGCGCGCGCCTGGCTGAACACCAGGGGCGCCTGTCGGCACGCATCGGCGATCTGTTCCAGCTGGTCAGTGAGGCTGATTTCATTCGCCAGCTGGCCAAGGACGAGGTCACCGACGCCGGTCATATCGAGCGTGCACTGAAGGCCAAGGCCACGCGCACCGGTCGTGTCTCGGCACGGATTCTCGAGGACATCCTGGCCGGGGTGATCCTGATCGATAGCGAAGGCGCGGCGATCGGCAAGTGCAACGGGCTGACGGTGCTGGAAGTCGGTGACTCGGCATTCGGTATGCCGGCGCGAATTTCCGCGACTGTTTATCCCGGCGGTTCGGGGATCGTCGACATCGAACGTGAGGTCAACCTTGGCCAGCCGATCCACTCCAAGGGGGTGATGATTCTTACCGGCTACCTCGGCAGCCGCTACGCCCAGGAGTTTCCGCTGGAGATCTCGGCAAGCATCGCGCTGGAGCAGTCCTACGGCTATGTCGATGGCGACAGTGCCTCGCTCGGCGAATGCTGCGCGCTGATCTCGGCTCTGTCGCGCACGCCGCTCAAACAGTGCTTCGCCATCACCGGTTCGATCAACCAGTTCGGCGAAGTGCAGGCGGTCGGCGGGGTCAACGAGAAGATCGAAGGATTCTTCCGCCTCTGCGAGGCCCGCGGATTGACCGGCGAGCAAGGCGTCATCATCCCGTTCGCCAACGTCACCACGCTGATGCTCGACGAGCGCGTGCTCGAAGCGGTGCGCCAGCAGCGATTCCACGTCTATGCTGTAAAACAGGTGGACGAGGCGCTGTCACTGCTGGTGGGTGAAGATGTCGGCGCTGCCAACGACCAGGGGCATTTCCCCAAGGGCAGTGTCAACGCCCGGGTGGTCGAGCGGTTGCGCGACATCGCCGAAATCGAGCTGGAAGAAGAAGCGAAGAACGAGTCAGGAGCGTCATTGGAGCAAGCGCCGTCCGCCCCCGAAGGGGCTAGCTGA
- a CDS encoding cytochrome-c peroxidase, with the protein MRPSLPLLLSSLLFTGTASADELRERANAIFKPIPDKVTEVRGHAVSEDQAMLGHKLWFDPRLSSSHVISCNTCHNLSIGGSDNVPTSIGHGWQKGPRNSPTVLNAVFNAAQFWDGRAKDLQEQAKGPVQASVEMNSTPERVVATLKSIPEYAAEFKKAFPKDKEPVSFDNMAYALEAFEVSLTTPNSPFDRFLKGEDKALDDKQKQGLALFMDAGCSSCHNGVNLGGQGYFPFGVVKKPGAEVLPTGDKGRFTVTNTASDEYVFRAAPLRNVALTPPYFHSGEVWELEQAVAIMGDSQLGRQLNKDEVSAITAFLHSVTGEQPQVAYPILPASTATTPKPE; encoded by the coding sequence ATGCGCCCGTCTCTTCCCCTATTGCTTAGCAGCCTACTATTTACTGGCACAGCAAGCGCCGACGAGCTGCGTGAGCGCGCCAACGCCATTTTCAAGCCGATTCCGGACAAGGTCACCGAAGTCCGCGGCCATGCCGTCAGCGAAGATCAGGCAATGCTCGGCCACAAGCTCTGGTTCGACCCGCGCCTGTCCAGCAGCCATGTGATCAGCTGCAACACCTGCCATAACCTGAGCATCGGCGGCAGCGACAATGTGCCAACCTCGATCGGGCATGGTTGGCAGAAGGGTCCGCGCAACTCGCCCACCGTGCTGAACGCGGTATTCAACGCCGCACAGTTCTGGGACGGCCGCGCCAAGGATCTGCAGGAACAGGCCAAAGGCCCGGTGCAGGCCAGCGTGGAAATGAACAGCACGCCCGAGCGCGTCGTCGCCACGCTCAAGAGCATTCCGGAGTACGCCGCCGAGTTCAAGAAAGCGTTCCCCAAGGACAAGGAGCCGGTCAGTTTCGACAACATGGCTTATGCACTGGAAGCCTTCGAAGTCAGCCTGACGACACCTAACTCACCGTTCGACCGCTTCCTCAAGGGCGAGGACAAGGCGCTCGACGACAAGCAGAAACAGGGACTGGCCCTGTTCATGGATGCCGGCTGCTCTTCCTGCCACAACGGTGTAAACCTCGGTGGTCAGGGCTACTTCCCCTTCGGCGTGGTCAAGAAGCCGGGTGCTGAAGTGTTGCCAACAGGTGACAAGGGGCGTTTCACGGTGACCAACACGGCGAGCGACGAGTATGTCTTCCGCGCCGCGCCGTTGCGTAACGTCGCGCTGACTCCGCCCTATTTCCACAGCGGTGAGGTCTGGGAGCTCGAACAGGCGGTCGCGATCATGGGCGACAGCCAGCTGGGCCGTCAGCTCAACAAGGATGAAGTCAGCGCCATTACCGCCTTCCTGCACAGCGTGACCGGCGAACAGCCGCAAGTGGCCTACCCGATCCTCCCTGCCAGCACAGCGACCACTCCGAAGCCTGAGTGA
- the mscL gene encoding large-conductance mechanosensitive channel protein MscL codes for MSLISEFKAFAVRGNVVDMAVGIVIGAAFGKIVSSFVDGVIMPPLGLLIGGVDFSDLAIVLKEAAGDAPAVLLRYGSFIQTVVDFLIIAFAIFMAIKAINHLKRKEAEAPSAPPAPSKEELLLTEIRDLLREQKSN; via the coding sequence ATGAGTCTGATCAGCGAATTCAAGGCGTTTGCCGTCCGCGGTAACGTGGTCGACATGGCCGTGGGGATCGTCATCGGTGCCGCGTTTGGCAAGATCGTCTCATCGTTCGTCGACGGTGTGATCATGCCGCCGCTGGGGCTGCTTATCGGGGGTGTGGATTTCTCCGACCTGGCGATCGTACTCAAGGAGGCGGCAGGGGATGCGCCAGCCGTGCTGCTGCGCTACGGCTCGTTCATACAGACGGTGGTGGACTTCCTGATCATCGCCTTTGCCATCTTCATGGCGATCAAGGCGATCAATCACCTCAAGCGCAAGGAGGCTGAAGCACCATCCGCGCCACCTGCGCCGTCCAAGGAAGAACTGTTGCTGACCGAGATTCGGGACTTGCTGAGGGAGCAGAAGAGTAACTGA
- a CDS encoding YdcH family protein, whose translation MHVEHHPLIKDFPEKREQLQKLRQEDPVFARKAEEYEALDKRICRVEDGVETLDDAALNALKQERVTMKDDIARDLKRASGSCCGGCCG comes from the coding sequence ATGCACGTCGAACATCACCCCCTGATCAAGGACTTCCCTGAGAAACGCGAGCAATTGCAAAAGCTGCGTCAGGAAGATCCGGTCTTTGCCCGCAAGGCTGAAGAATACGAAGCGCTCGACAAGCGCATCTGCCGCGTCGAAGACGGCGTCGAAACCCTCGATGACGCTGCGCTCAATGCCCTCAAGCAGGAACGCGTGACCATGAAGGACGACATCGCTCGCGACCTCAAGCGGGCATCGGGCAGCTGCTGCGGCGGTTGCTGCGGCTGA
- a CDS encoding CopD family protein yields MRHLLFLHLLGASVWVGGHLVLLFSVLPGALRRRDVQPVRQFEQLYERVGIPALLVQIVSGLWLASLWLPHGQWFDSSPIAHLVQAKLVLLGFTALLGAHARLALIPKLDAQRLPQLGLHIVLITLTAVAFVWVGSGFRFGGLF; encoded by the coding sequence ATGCGACATCTGTTGTTTCTGCATCTGCTGGGCGCCAGTGTCTGGGTAGGCGGGCACCTGGTCCTGCTGTTCAGTGTGCTGCCGGGTGCCCTGCGCCGCCGCGATGTGCAGCCGGTACGCCAGTTCGAACAACTCTACGAGCGCGTCGGGATTCCTGCGCTGCTGGTGCAGATCGTCAGTGGGCTCTGGCTGGCCAGTCTCTGGCTGCCCCATGGGCAATGGTTCGACTCTTCACCGATCGCGCACCTGGTGCAGGCCAAGCTGGTGCTGCTCGGATTCACCGCGCTGCTCGGTGCGCACGCGCGACTGGCATTGATTCCAAAGCTGGATGCGCAGCGGCTGCCGCAACTGGGACTGCATATCGTGCTGATCACCCTGACGGCGGTTGCCTTCGTCTGGGTCGGCTCGGGGTTCCGCTTCGGGGGCTTGTTCTAG